One stretch of Bombus vancouverensis nearcticus chromosome 16, iyBomVanc1_principal, whole genome shotgun sequence DNA includes these proteins:
- the Mi-2 gene encoding chromodomain-helicase-DNA-binding protein Mi-2 homolog isoform X8, translated as MAKYLSVPCRRGTVMENSSFDGEDDIDETGGQVSNVNQQVDGSSDAEESQRLEEDDDYEPEERKKKKGKKRKARSEDKKGKKKKKKKKSDSGDESDFGGGGETGDVAGDDSDYAGNRKSRKSSSRKSSSHNAPAPPSQEPTTGMPTIEEVCNTFGLTDVQIEYTDADFQNLTTYKLFQQHVRPLLAKENPKVPMSKLMMLVAAKWRDFSELNPHTQPDADVSSANVDEDSRNARANRGGAVQEGEDEEDDDEDSDRKRKSRGSRAKKGKKASKVPTLKIKLGKRKRGSSDEEAEGSGVGTDRDSDMEFEQMLADAEEPTGADGTNKGNAEESGVEPPAEPPVRRKAKTKIGNKTKKKKKTKTTSKFPDGEEGLQTDHQDYCEVCQQGGEIILCDTCPRAYHLVCLEPELEETPEGKWSCPHCEGEGIAGAAEDDDEHMEFCRICKDGGELLCCDSCTSAYHTHCLNPPLSEIPDGDWKCPRCSCPPIRGKVAKILTWRWKECPETPSEEPSTSKAAPKQRRIREFFVKWADMSYWHCDWITELQLDVFHPLMFRNYSRKYDMDEPPKLEEPLDESDSRVKRLKEQDVATNRDEYNLEERFYRYGVRPEWLVVHRVINHRLSRDGRATYLVKWRELGYDQATWEDEHEDIPGLKQAIEYYLDLRAANCCDGSSSRKGKKGEKSKGKKSKTRELIDDEERTPKRYTPPPDKPTTDLKKKYERQPEYLDQTGMQLHPYQLEGLNWLRYSWGQGIDTILADEMGLGKTIQTITFLYSLYKEGHCKGPFLVSVPLSTIINWEREFETWAPDFYCVTYVGDKDSRIVIRENELSFEEGAVRGGRASKIRSNQIKFNVLLTSYELISIDSACLGSIDWAVLVVDEAHRLKSNQSKFFRLLASYNIAYKLLLTGTPLQNNLEELFHLLNFLCRDKFNDLAAFQNEFADISKEEQVKKLHELLGPHMLRRLKADVLKNMPSKSEFIVRVELSPMQKKYYKYILTRNFEALNPKGGGQQVSLLNIMMDLKKCCNHPYLFPAASQEAPTAPNGSYETSALIKAAGKLVLLSKMLKKLRDDGHRVLIFSQMTKMLDILEDYLEGEGYKYERIDGNITGAQRQEAIDRFNAPGAQQFVFLLSTRAGGLGINLATADTVIIYDSDWNPHNDIQAFSRAHRIGQANKVMIYRFVTRNSVEERVTQVAKRKMMLTHLVVRPGMGGKGANFSKQELDDILRFGTEELFKEEEGKEDEAIHYDDKAVAELLDRSKEGIEQKENWANEYLSSFKVASYVTKEGETEEEADTEIIKQEAENTDPAYWIKLLRHHYEQQQEDIARTLGKGKRIRKQVNYNDGGVTGDQSTRDDQPWQENLSDYNSDFSAPSDDDKEDDDFDEKGDGDLLSRRSRRRLERRDEKDRPLPPLLARVNGNIEVLGFNARQRKAFLNAIMRYGMPPQDAFNSQWLVRDLRGKSEKNFKAYVSLFMRHLCEPGADNAETFADGVPREGLSRQHVLTRIGVMSLIRKKVQEFEHINGYYSMPEMIRKPVEPVKIEGGGEGATGTSSTSATPATSNAPSPSPAATPTPTAIPGSANTDSNKSNSDTSEVKECKEVPKDKESVDAKDVEESKESKEEEENNAEKDKDKEDIKKEEKDTEGETQDKEKDKVDATDEKLVTKHDEKVDNSESKTKQDSEEDVVIVKDDEEETEKREEKDNKDKDIKDCDSETIKPKRKFMFNIADGGFTELHTLWLNEEKAAVPGREYEIWHRRHDYWLLAGIVTHGYGRWQDIQNDIRFAIINEPFKMDVGKGNFLEIKNKFLARRFKLLEQALVIEEQLRRAAYLNLTQDPNHPAMSLNARFAEVECLAESHQHLSKESLAGNKPANAVLHKVLNQLEELLSDMKSDVSRLPATLARIPPVAQRLQMSERSILSRLAATAPGGSSSQSGQAALLAQQFPAGFSGGQLPATFAGAANFGNFRPQYSVPGQPPQGFTA; from the exons ATGGCAAAATATTTGTCGGTGCCATGTCGTCGCGGTACTGTGATGGAAAATAGTTCTTTCGACG GAGAGGATGACATAGATGAAACTGGAGGTCAAGTTTCAAATGTTAACCAACAAGTGGATGGTTCATCCGATGCAGAAGAATCTCAAAGACTA GAAGAAGATGATGATTATGAAccagaggaaagaaagaagaagaaaggaaaaaaacgaAAAGCTCGTAGTGAAGataagaaagggaagaaaaagaagaaaaagaaaaaatctgaTTCTGGAGAT GAAAGTGATTTTGGAGGAGGCGGTGAAACTGGTGATGTAGCTGGTGATGATAGTGACTATGCTGGAAATAGAAAAAGTAGAAAATCTTCCTCCAGGAAATCGTCTAGTCACAATGCACCTGCTCCTCCTAGCCAGGAACCCACAACAGGAATGCCTACAATTGAGGAAGTCTGTAACACTTTTGGGTTAACAGATGTACAAATTGAATATACTGATGCAGACTTCCAGAATTTAACTACCTATAAATTATTTCAACAACATGTCAGGCCGCTACTAGCAAAAGAGAATCCAAAA GTTCCAATGTCGAAGCTTATGATGTTAGTGGCTGCCAAATGGCGTGATTTTTCTGAGTTAAATCCTCACACACAGCCAGATGCGGATGTGTCTTCTGCAAATGTAGATGAAGATAGTAGAAATGCAAGGGCAAATCGTGGTGGTGCGGTCCAGGAAGGCGAAGATGAAGAAGACGATGATGAAGATAGTGATAGAAAACGGAAATCACGAGGATCGAGAgcgaagaagggaaagaaagctTCGAAAGTACCGACACTCAAGATCAAACTTGGAAAGCGCAAACGAGGAAGCTCGGATGAGGAAGCAGAGGGTAGTGGCGTTGGTACTGACAGAGATTCAGACATGGAATTCGAGCAAATGTTGGCAGATGCGGAGGAACCTACTGGTGCGGATGGGACGAACAAAGGAAACGCTGAAGAAAGCGGGGTTGAACCACCAGCAGAACCACCTGTTCGCAGGAAGGCAAAGACCAAAATCGGAAATAAGactaagaagaagaaaaagacaaaAACCACGTCAAAGTTTCCAGACGGAGAAGAAGGTCTTCAG ACTGATCATCAGGATTATTGTGAAGTATGTCAACAAGGTGGAGAAATTATTCTATGTGATACGTGTCCTAGAGCTTATCACTTGGTGTGTCTAGAGCCTGAATTAGAAGAAACTCCGGAAGGAAAATGGAGTTGTCCTCATTGTGAAGGAGAAGGTATTGCAG GTGCAGCTGAAGACGATGATGAGCATATGGAATTTTGTAGAATATGTAAAGATGGTGGTGAATTGCTATGCTGTGATAGCTGTACTAGCGCGTACCATACACATTGTTTGAACCCACCACTTTCAGAAATTCCTGATGGCGACTGGAAGTGTCCCAGATGTTCTTGTCCACCTATACGTGGAAAAG TTGCAAAGATTTTAACATGGAGGTGGAAGGAATGCCCAGAAACACCCTCGGAGGAGCCGTCAACAAGTAAAGCTGCTCCTAAGCAACGTAGAATACGCGAATTCTTCGTGAAATGGGCTGATATGTCTTATTGGCATTGCGACTGGATCACAGAATTACAGCTTGATGTTTTCCATCCTCTCATGTTTAG AAATTATTCACGAAAATATGATATGGACGAACCACCGAAGTTGGAGGAACCGTTAGACGAAAGTGATTCCCGAGTGAAACGTTTAAAAGAACAGGATGTTGCAACTAATAGAGATGAATACAATTTAGAGGAACGATTCTATCGTTACGGAGTTCGACCAGAGTGGCTTGTAGTGCATCGAGTAATTAATCATAGGCTTTCAAGAGATGGTAGAGCGACGTATCTCGTTAAATGGAGGGAATTAGGATACGATCAGGCAACTTGGGAAGATGAGCATGAAGATATTCCTGGATTAAAGCAAGCTATCGAATATTACTTGGATCTCAGAGCTGCAAACTGTTGTGATGGTAGTTCGTCCCGCAAGGGCAAGAAGGGTGAGAAGA GTAAAGGCAAGAAATCGAAGACTCGTGAACTCATCGACGACGAAGAAAGAACGCCTAAGAGATATACTCCGCCACCTGACAAACCTACCACAGATCTAAAGAAAAAGTATGAACGGCAGCCAGAATATCTGGATCAGACTGGAATGCAGTTACATCCTTATCAGCTAGAA GGTTTGAATTGGTTAAGATATTCATGGGGCCAAGGTATAGACACTATTTTAGCGGACGAGATGGGTCTAGGAAAAACCATCCAAACTATCACCTTTCTGTATTCATTATACAAAGAAGGTCACTGCAAGGGACCGTTCCTTGTATCTGTTCCTCTATCAACTATCATTAACTGGGAACGTGAATTTGAAACCTGGGCACCTGATTTTTATTGTGTTACTTACGTTG gTGACAAGGACAGTCGTATCGTAATTCGTGAGAATGAATTGTCTTTCGAAGAGGGTGCTGTTCGTGGTGGCCGAGCATCGAAGATCCGATCGAATCAAATTAAGTTCAATGTACTTCTTACCAGTTACGAGCTGATCTCAATTGATTCTGCGTGTTTAGGATCGATAGATTGGGCTGTATTAGTAGTAGACGAAGCGCATAGACTCAAATCTAACCAGTCGAAATTTTTTAGACTATTAGCGTCCTATAATATCGCGTATAAATTATTGTTAACTGGAACTCCTCTGCAAAATAACTTGGAGGAATTGTTCCATCTTTTGAATTTCCTCTGTCGTGATAAATTCAATGACTTAGCTGCGTTCCAAAATGAATTCGCTGATATTTCAAAAGAAGAACAAGTGAAGAAGTTGCATGAACTACTCGGACCACACATGTTGAGGAGATTAAAGGCTGATGTATTAAAG AATATGCCGAGTAAATCAGAATTCATCGTCCGTGTCGAATTATCGCCTAtgcaaaagaaatattataaatatatattgacGAGGAACTTCGAGGCGCTGAATCCCAAGGGGGGAGGTCAACAAGTGTCGCTATTGAATATCATGATGGATCTTAAAAAGTGCTGCAACCATCCTTATTTATTTCCAGCCGCGTCTCAGGAAGCACCAACCGCACCAAACGGAAGTTACGAAACGTCTGCATTAATCAAAGCAGCAGGAAAATTGGTTCTATTGAGCAAAATGTTAAAGAAATTAAGGGATGATGGACATAGAGTCTTAATCTTTTCTCAAATGACAAAAATGTTGGACATTCTCGAAGATTATTTAGAAGGAGAGGGTTATAAGTATGAAAGAATAGACGGTAACATTACTGGTGCTCAACGACAGGAAGCCATTGACAGATTTAATGCACCTG GCGCGCAACAGTTTGTTTTTCTACTTTCTACTCGGGCCGGTGGTTTGGGTATAAACTTGGCTACTGCCGACACTGTGATCATTTACGATTCCGACTGGAATCCACACAACGACATTCAGGCATTTAGTAGAGCACATAGAATTGGTCAAGCTAATAAAGTCATGATCTACAGATTTGTAACTCGCAACTCTGTCGAAGAACGAGTTACACAAGTGGCGAAGCGTAAAATGATGTTAACACATTTAGTTGTGAGACCTGGAATGGGTGGTAAAGGCGCCAATTTCAGTAAACAAGAACTTGACGACATTTTACGATTCG GTACTGAGGAATTGTTCAAAGAGGAGGAAGGCAAAGAGGATGAAGCCATTCATTATGATGACAAAGCTGTGGCTGAATTGTTAGACAGAAGCAAGGAAGGTATCGAACAGAAAGAAAACTGGGCCAACGAGTATCTAAGTTCGTTTAAAGTAGCATCGTACGTAACAAAGGAAGGTGAAACGGAAGAAGAAGCAGACACTGAGATTATTAAACAGGAAGCTGAGAACACAGATCCAGCTTATTGGATCAAATTATTGAGACATCATTATGAACAACAACAAGAAGATATTGCCAGAACACTTGGAAAag gtAAACGAATACGTAAGCAAGTGAACTATAATGATGGAGGAGTAACTGGAGACCAAAGTACAAGGGATGATCAACCATGGCAGGAGAATCTTTCTGATTACAACAGTGATTTTAGTGCTCCTAGCGATGACGATAAAGAAGACGACGACTTTGACGAAAAGGGTGATGGTGACCTGTTATCTCGCAGAAGCAGGCGAAGATTAGAGAGGAGAGACGAAAAGGATCGACCTCTTCCTCCATTGCTTGCCAGGGTTAATGGAAACATTGAA GTACTAGGCTTCAATGCCAGACAAAGGAAAGCATTCCTGAACGCGATTATGCGTTACGGTATGCCACCACAGGACGCGTTTAACTCTCAGTG GTTGGTACGAGACCTGAGAGGCAAGTCGGAGAAGAATTTCAAGGCCTACGTTTCCCTTTTCATGCGACATTTGTGTGAACCTGGTGCAGATAATGCCGAAACATTTGCCGATGGTGTCCCGAGAGAAGGTCTTAGCAGACAACACGTTTTAACAAGAATTGGTGTAATGTCTTTAATAAGGAAAAAG GTGCAAGAATTCGAACACATAAACGGATATTACTCGATGCCAGAAATGATTCGCAAACCGGTAGAACCTGTGAAAATAGAAGGTGGTGGAGAAGGAGCAACTGGAACTAGCAGTACCAGTGCAACACCAGCTACTTCTAATGCACCTAGCCCAAGTCCTGCTGCAACTCCAACGCCAACTGCTATTCCTGGAAGTGCGAATACTGACTCCAACAAGTCAAATTCAGACACGTCTGAAGTAAAAGAATGTAAAGAAGTACCCAAGGACAAAGAA AGTGTTGATGCGAAGGATGTGGAGGAATCAAAAGAATctaaagaagaggaagagaataATGCGGAAAAAGATAAAGACAAGGAGGACAtcaagaaagaagagaaggatACAGAGGGAGAAACACAGGATAAAGAGAAGGATAAAGTAGATGCTACAGACGAAAAATTAGTGACGAAACACGACGAAAAAGTAGACAACTCCGAAAGCAAAACAAAACAAGATTCCGAGGAAGATGTAGTTATCGTTAAAGACGAtgaagaagaaacagaaaagCGAGAG gAGAAAGATAATAAAGATAAGGACATAAAGGACTGTGATTCAGAAACGATAAAGCCCAAGCGCAAGTTCATGTTCAACATAGCTGATGGTGGTTTCACTGAATTACACACATTATGGTTAAATGAAGAGAAAGCTGCAGTACCTGGCCGTGAATACGAAATCTGGCATAGAAGACATGACTATTGGTTACTGGCCGGCATTGTTACACATGGCTATGGTCGTTGGCAGGATATCCAAAATGATATTAG GTTTGCAATAATAAATGAACCATTTAAGATGGACGTGGGCAAGGGTAActttttagaaataaaaaacaaattccTAGCTCGACGTTTCAAACTGTTGGAACAGGCATTAGTGATAGAAGAACAATTGAGAAGAGCCGCGTACCTGAACTTAACGCAGGATCCTAATCATCCTGCGATGAGCCTGAATGCAAGATTTGCCGAAGTCGAGTGCCTTGCAGAATCACATCAACATCTTAGTAAAGAAAGCCTTGCCGGAAATAAACCAGCAAATGCTGTGTTGCATAaa GTACTAAATCAATTGGAAGAACTGTTGTCTGACATGAAATCTGACGTGAGTCGTTTACCAGCAACATTAGCTCGCATTCCACCTGTTGCTCAAAGACTTCAAATGTCAGAGAGGTCGATATTGAGTCGATTGGCAGCAACCGCACCAGGTGGTAGTAGTTCTCAATCGGGTCAAGCAGCGCTGTTAGCACAACAGTTTCCAGCCGGTTTCTCCGGTGGACAACTGCCGGCTACATTCGCTGGTGCGGCTAATTTCGGAAATTTTAGACCACAATACTCAGTACCAGGTCAACCACCACAGGGATTCACAG CTTGA